The following coding sequences are from one Mycolicibacterium aichiense window:
- a CDS encoding glycoside hydrolase family 2 protein: protein MIANPPANAVVMWHPKAAPLPTPWTKLVGPDNALPDYPRPQMTRASWMNLNGVWGYMGRSAGTVLPAPPAPSAYGEQILVPYPVESALSGIQRHDDEMWYRKVVKVPSNWVGQHVLLHFGAVDQIATVWVNNHEVARHEGGYTEFSVDITRALQWPGPQEITVRVQDRNDANPFPIGKQRNRPKGLFYTGASGIWQTVWMEPVHATYINKVDISTDLTGMTVTPRIAGTKGQRVVVFVVKPNGGRVVAVGSSGAGDTIRLPVPEPHLWTPDDPYLYDLKVALVDPSGRVVDAVSSYAGLRTIGTMPDPQGRPRIALNNRITFLHGPLDQGYWPDGIYTAPTDDALKSDLVRIKELGMNFVRKHGKVEPARWYYWADKLGLMVWQDMPSLDVSLDIPVGPAPEPSPAAKANFEKELLAMIDQLRSVTSIVGWVPFNEGWGEFDTARIAGVTKAADPTRMVDANSGVNCCKSRGDTLAGDIYDDHTYVGPGEPQIHDDLMKAHSKGPVPVDNRVRVDGEYGGLGLVLDQNRWPGRPEAYEMAGSPARLTERYVQVSRRLEDIVRRTGLSGAIYTQTTDVENEVNGFLSYDRWQVKMPIAVVAERNRAVIAAGTPGMAPQDVRR, encoded by the coding sequence ATGATCGCAAACCCGCCCGCGAATGCCGTCGTGATGTGGCACCCCAAGGCTGCGCCGCTGCCCACCCCGTGGACCAAATTGGTTGGGCCGGACAACGCGCTGCCCGACTACCCGCGCCCGCAGATGACACGGGCGTCCTGGATGAACCTCAACGGTGTGTGGGGTTACATGGGTCGGTCGGCGGGCACGGTGTTGCCCGCTCCTCCCGCGCCGAGCGCATACGGCGAACAGATCCTCGTCCCGTACCCCGTCGAGTCCGCCCTGTCCGGCATCCAGCGCCACGACGACGAGATGTGGTACCGCAAGGTGGTCAAGGTGCCGAGCAACTGGGTGGGACAGCATGTGCTGCTGCACTTCGGTGCGGTCGATCAGATCGCGACGGTCTGGGTGAACAACCACGAGGTGGCCCGGCACGAAGGCGGTTACACCGAATTCAGCGTCGACATCACCCGGGCGCTGCAGTGGCCAGGCCCCCAGGAGATCACCGTCCGCGTCCAGGACCGCAACGACGCCAACCCGTTCCCGATCGGTAAGCAACGCAATCGACCGAAGGGGCTGTTCTACACCGGCGCGTCCGGGATCTGGCAGACGGTCTGGATGGAGCCGGTCCACGCCACCTACATCAACAAGGTGGACATCAGCACGGATCTGACGGGTATGACGGTCACCCCGCGCATCGCCGGAACGAAGGGCCAGCGCGTCGTGGTCTTCGTCGTCAAGCCCAACGGTGGCCGGGTGGTCGCCGTCGGCTCGTCCGGAGCCGGTGACACCATTCGTCTGCCGGTGCCGGAGCCGCACCTGTGGACACCCGACGATCCGTACCTGTACGACCTGAAGGTGGCGCTGGTGGATCCGTCGGGCAGGGTCGTCGACGCGGTGTCCAGCTATGCCGGGCTGCGCACGATCGGCACCATGCCCGACCCGCAGGGCCGGCCGCGAATCGCGTTGAACAACCGGATCACCTTCCTGCACGGCCCCCTGGATCAGGGGTACTGGCCCGACGGCATCTACACCGCGCCCACCGACGACGCGCTCAAGTCGGATCTGGTGCGGATCAAGGAACTGGGCATGAACTTCGTGCGCAAGCACGGCAAGGTGGAGCCCGCGCGCTGGTACTACTGGGCAGACAAGCTGGGGCTGATGGTCTGGCAAGACATGCCGTCGCTGGATGTATCCCTGGACATCCCGGTGGGTCCCGCTCCGGAGCCGTCACCCGCCGCGAAGGCCAATTTCGAGAAGGAACTGCTGGCCATGATCGACCAGCTGCGCAGCGTGACGTCGATCGTCGGCTGGGTGCCGTTCAACGAGGGCTGGGGAGAATTCGACACCGCCAGGATCGCCGGCGTCACGAAGGCGGCAGACCCCACTCGCATGGTGGACGCCAACAGCGGGGTGAACTGCTGCAAGTCCCGTGGCGACACCCTGGCCGGCGACATCTACGACGACCACACCTATGTCGGCCCCGGCGAACCGCAGATCCACGACGACCTGATGAAGGCGCACTCGAAAGGCCCCGTCCCGGTGGATAATCGGGTACGCGTCGACGGTGAATACGGTGGGCTGGGACTGGTGCTCGACCAGAATCGCTGGCCCGGTCGACCCGAGGCCTACGAAATGGCCGGCAGCCCGGCGCGACTCACCGAACGGTATGTCCAAGTCAGCCGCAGGCTGGAAGACATCGTTCGAAGGACAGGCCTGTCCGGGGCGATCTACACCCAGACCACGGACGTCGAGAATGAGGTCAACGGCTTCTTGAGCTACGACCGCTGGCAGGTCAAGATGCCGATTGCCGTTGTGGCCGAACGCAATCGCGCGGTCATCGCCGCCGGCACCCCGGGGATGGCACCGCAAGACGTCCGCCGGTGA
- a CDS encoding CobW family GTP-binding protein, which produces MSRAVSGATIPVIALTGHLGAGKTTLLNHVLRTPQARIGVVINDFGEINVDAGLISGQIDEPASIAGGCICCLPDDGQLDAALARLADPKLRLDAIIVEASGLADPAALARIIGFSEITGVRDGGVVDVVDAVQHFDTVDRGGVAPARYGAATLVVVNKLDQVPADDHDAVLARIEARVRERNSRAHVIGATNGNIDPALLYDVAAATGETGQLSFRDALFEETVGEHDHVHAESVTVTATEPIDPARLLELLEFPPAGVYRMKGRVAVRHRSAVRGFVVNVVGPTVHIARSATPSGTDTHLVAIGTHFDTQAVRTLMTDALRPADGPVSATTQRRFQRYLAKS; this is translated from the coding sequence GTGTCCCGGGCTGTCAGCGGCGCAACGATCCCGGTGATCGCGCTCACCGGCCATCTGGGCGCGGGTAAGACGACGCTGCTCAACCATGTGTTGCGCACCCCGCAGGCTCGGATCGGAGTGGTAATCAACGACTTCGGCGAGATCAATGTCGATGCGGGTTTGATCAGCGGGCAGATCGACGAGCCCGCCTCGATTGCCGGCGGCTGCATCTGCTGCCTTCCCGACGACGGCCAATTGGACGCCGCCCTGGCTCGGCTCGCGGATCCCAAGCTGCGGCTGGACGCCATCATCGTGGAGGCCAGCGGGCTTGCCGATCCAGCGGCACTGGCCCGCATCATCGGGTTCAGCGAGATCACCGGAGTTCGCGACGGCGGCGTCGTCGATGTGGTCGATGCCGTACAGCATTTCGACACCGTCGACCGCGGCGGCGTCGCACCGGCCCGCTACGGCGCGGCGACGCTGGTGGTCGTCAACAAACTCGATCAGGTCCCCGCGGACGACCACGATGCCGTGCTGGCAAGGATCGAAGCCCGGGTACGGGAACGCAATTCACGTGCCCACGTCATCGGTGCCACGAACGGAAACATCGACCCGGCCCTGCTGTACGACGTCGCCGCGGCGACGGGCGAGACCGGCCAGTTGTCGTTTCGCGACGCGCTGTTCGAAGAAACGGTCGGTGAGCACGACCACGTGCACGCCGAGTCGGTGACGGTGACCGCCACCGAGCCGATCGATCCGGCGCGGCTGCTCGAACTGCTCGAGTTTCCGCCCGCAGGCGTGTACCGGATGAAAGGGCGGGTGGCGGTGCGGCATCGCAGCGCGGTGCGGGGCTTCGTGGTCAACGTCGTCGGGCCTACGGTGCACATCGCACGAAGCGCCACCCCGTCCGGAACGGACACCCACCTCGTGGCGATCGGAACCCACTTCGACACCCAGGCGGTGCGGACCCTGATGACCGATGCGCTACGGCCCGCCGACGGGCCGGTGTCGGCGACCACCCAGCGGCGCTTCCAACGCTACCTCGCCAAGTCCTGA